In Schistocerca serialis cubense isolate TAMUIC-IGC-003099 chromosome 8, iqSchSeri2.2, whole genome shotgun sequence, one genomic interval encodes:
- the LOC126416826 gene encoding circumsporozoite protein-like: protein MGMADAIRVEADDDALDTTCPKGNEATRFVDRWAAGDVTSVLPNDEARRIALVVGGDATWIVGVDATCVMPDETCVVHGEVAGDATCVAADGSSCVVDGITAGDATFVLASVATPGVAGEVAGATTCGAAGRSTRTVDGDAGGDATSLVASAASPPVSGNVAGDTCSVAAGDMAGDAAVANAGSYHKRI, encoded by the coding sequence ATGGGGATGGCGGATGCTATTCGTGTGGAGGCTGACGACGATGCTTTGGACACCACCTGCCCTAAAGGTAATGAGGCTACACGTTTTGTGGATAGATGGGCTGCTGGTGATGTAACTTCTGTTTTGCCTAACGATGAGGCTCGAAGAATTGCTCTTGTTGTGGGTGGTGATGCCACTTGGATTGTAGGTGTCGACGCCACTTGTGTCATGCCTGATGAGACATGTGTTGTACATGGGGAAGTGGCTGGGGATGCCACGTGTGTTGCAGCTGATGGTTCAAGTTGTGTTGTGGATGGCATTACAGCTGGCGACGCCACTTTTGTTCTGGCTTCCGTGGCAACTCCTGGTGTGGCTGGTGAAGTGGCTGGTGCAACCACTTGTGGTGCAGCTGGTCGTTCAACTCGTACTGTGGATGGTGACGCAGGTGGAGACGCCACTTCTCTTGTGGCTTCTGCTGCCTCTCCTCCTGTGTCGGGCAACGTGGCTGGCGATACCTGCAGTGTTGCAGCAGGCGACATGGCTGGTGACGCCGCTGTTGCTAATGCTGGCTCCTATCACAAAAGGATATAA